One Setaria italica strain Yugu1 chromosome I, Setaria_italica_v2.0, whole genome shotgun sequence DNA window includes the following coding sequences:
- the LOC101771145 gene encoding putative protein phosphatase 2C 23, translated as MTRAPETLEPIQETLREINERTPEVRVGRFSTRVLLALGTEVASSPPEDGDAGHRHRAERPDKRPCALRMDWAACDLPLHGEDAHFGHAEAGFVGVADGVGGYRDRGVDAGAFARELMASALENVELTAKARRLRPKEVLKRAYETAVIKCTPGASTAVILSLDRTALSWAYVGDSAFAVFRGGRIVYRSIEQRRRFNFPYQLSSNGDGDSLTKAMVGDMSVRDGDVVVVGTDGLFDNMHDCQLERAVQMGTELGFSPKNMADIIASIAYDVSKNKRACSPFSLAHLKASGEGGCGGKEDDITVIVAYIVAKDS; from the coding sequence ATGACAAGAGCACCGGAGACATTGGAGCCGATCCAGGAAACGCTACGCGAGATCAACGAACGAACCCCGGAGGTAAGAGTTGGCAGGTTCAGCACCCGCGTGCTGCTAGCGCTCGGGACCGAAGtcgcgtcgtcgccgccggaggaCGGTGATGCTGGCCATCGACACCGCGCGGAACGGCCCGACAAGCGGCCGTGCGCGCTGCGTATGGACTGGGCGGCATGCGACCTGCCGCTGCACGGCGAGGACGCGCACTTCGGGCACGCCGAGGCCGGCTTCGTCGGCGTCGCGGACGGGGTCGGCGGGTACCGGGACCGCGGCGTGGACGCCGGCGCCTTCGCACGCGAGCTCATGGCGAGCGCTCTGGAGAATGTGGAGCTGACGGCCAaggcccgccgcctccgcccgaagGAAGTTCTGAAGAGGGCGTACGAGACGGCGGTCATCAAATGCACGCCGGGTGCGTCCACGGCCGTCATCCTGTCGCTCGACCGCACAGCTCTCAGCTGGGCGTACGTCGGCGACAGCGCCTTCGCCGTGTTCCGCGGCGGCAGGATCGTGTACCGTTCGATTGAGCAGCGGCGCCGCTTCAATTTCCCGTACCAGCTGAGCTCTAATGGCGATGGAGACAGCCTCACAAAGGCGATGGTCGGCGACATGTCGGTGAGGGACGGCGACGTCGTGGTGGTCGGGACGGACGGGCTGTTCGACAACATGCACGATTGCCAGCTCGAGCGTGCCGTGCAGATGGGCACCGAGCTGGGTTTCTCGCCCAAGAACATGGCGGACATCATCGCCAGCATTGCTTACGACGTATCGAAGAACAAGCGGGCATGCTCACCGTTCAGTCTCGCACACTTGAAGGCGTCCGGGGAGGGAGGTTGCGGTGGGAAGGAGGACGACATAACGGTCATCGTCGCGTACATTGTCGCGAAGGATTCATGA
- the LOC101772347 gene encoding putative protein phosphatase 2C 24, with translation MEQHMVQTLIEIDGRIPGALRVAFGISGRPTPAPGHHDEVANFAAVLLAPRDGASEPMDCDEPVAPGGLRMVFESCYIKDHDEDAHFGHAAAGVVGVADGVGGYRDRVDASAFSRGLMNNAYMEVVTAAPGTHVCPRTLLERAHMMTAAAGTPAASTAVIVSLAGRTLKWAYVGDSGFLVFRDGRILARSQPQQHSFNCPYQLNSERDGTSVAEAEVGEVPAKEGDIVVVGTDGLFDNVTEDELERIVRMGTALGFSPKNMAEVMAAFAFEAARCGNRDTPYSVLGRSEPGRAFFTGGKPDDITVVVAYIVPSSL, from the coding sequence ATGGAGCAGCATATGGTGCAAACCCTGATCGAGATCGACGGGCGGATCCCCGGCGCCCTCCGCGTCGCGTTCGGCATCAGCGGCCGCCCCACGCCGGCGCCCGGGCACCACGACGAGGTCGCGAActtcgccgccgtcctgctcgCGCCGCGCGATGGCGCCAGCGAACCCATGGACTGCGACGAGCCGGTGGCACCGGGAGGCCTGAGGATGGTGTTCGAGTCGTGCTACATAAAGGATCACGACGAGGACGCGCATTTCGGGCacgccgcggccggcgtcgtcggcgtggcggacggcgtcggcggctACCGCGACCGGGTGGACGCCTCCGCGTTCTCGCGCGGGCTCATGAACAACGCCTACATGGAGGTGGTGACCGCCGCGCCCGGCACGCATGTCTGCCCCCGCACGCTGCTGGAGCGGGCGCACATGAtgacggccgcggcgggcacGCCCGCGGCGTCCACGGCCGTCATCGTCTCCCTCGCCGGCAGGACCCTCAAGTGGGCGTACGTCGGCGACAGCGGCTTCCTGGTGTTCCGCGACGGCAGGATCCTGGCCCGgtcgcagccgcagcagcactCCTTCAACTGCCCTTACCAGCTCAACTCCGAACGAGACGGCACCAGTGTCGCCGAGGCGGAGGTCGGCGAGGTCCCGGCGAAGGAAGGCGACATTGTGGTGGTGGGCACCGACGGGTTGTTCGACAACGTGACGGAGGACGAGCTCGAGCGGATCGTGCGCATGGGCACGGCGCTCGGGTTCTCGCCCAAGAACATGGCCGAAGTCATGGCGGCCTTCGCTTTCGAGGCGGCGAGGTGCGGCAACAGAGACACGCCGTACAGCGTCTTGGGCCGGAGCGAGCCAGGGCGGGCGTTTTTCACTGGCGGCAAGCCGGACGACATCACCGTTGTCGTCGCCTACATTGTGCCATCCTCCCTCTGA
- the LOC101772752 gene encoding UDP-glycosyltransferase 82A1: protein MGAEPELVPLRPEAAVILVPFPAQGHVSPMLRLARALAARGVAATVAVPDFVHRRIVSACDQAGCGDGVGVELASIDSGVPDDGEGEPPGFASFVHTMEHRMPASLEEMLMTTRRDVGCLIADVLASWAVPVAARCGVPAVGFWPAMLATYRVVAAIPELIDKGLISDSGIPISTKRLNNGEQKVNGDYQIGDGLHVLPGVLELSTAELPWLVGDAACLKSRFAYWLWIMERAKGLRAILVNTFPAEAVAGDDSAKHLHASQAPQILQVGPLPTNGSFSCGTKDDLLRDDSPPVKNPSMWQADETCMEWLDQQRAGSVIYVSFGSWVPSIGRDAINELALGLEATGRPFMWALKDEPSWREGLPSQYAEAVAGRGKIVDWAPQEDVLRHRALGCYLTHCGWNSTLEAIQHGVRLLCYPVSGDQFINCAYIVKMWQTGIRLSSTKRSVVEDCVEKIMEGEEGRRMQDKVVVLRQRVMMGEARCAAKRNLDSFVDGIMRGDFVLGQL, encoded by the exons ATGGGCGCTGAGCCAGAGCTCGTGCCCCTCCGCCCCGAGGCCGCCGTCATCCTCGTGCCGTTCCCCGCGCAGGGCCACGTCTCCCCGATGCTCCGCCTGGcgcgcgccctcgccgcgcgcggcgtCGCGGCCACCGTCGCCGTGCCCGACTTCGTCCACCGCCGCATCGTCAGCGCCTGCGACCAGGCCGGCTGCGGAGACGGCGTCGGCGTGGAGCTCGCGTCCATCGACAGCGGCGTGCCGGACGACGGCGAAGGCGAGCCCCCGGGCTTCGCCAGCTTCGTGCACACCATGGAGCACCGCATGCCCGCCAGCCTGGAGGAGATGCTGATGACGACTCGCCGCGACGTGGGGTGCCTCATCGCCGACGTCCTGGCGTCGTGGGcggtccccgtcgccgcccggtgCGGCGTGCCGGCCGTGGGCTTCTGGCCGGCGATGCTGGCGACCTACCGCGTCGTGGCGGCCATCCCGGAGCTCATCGACAAGGGGTTGATCTCAGATTCCG GCATTCCCATATCGACCAAAAGATTAAACAATGGCGAACAGAAAGTAAACGGAGACTACCAGATTGGCGACGGCCTCCACGTATTGCCTGGAGTGCTAGAGCTGAGTACGGCAGAACTGCCGTGGCTCGTGGGCGACGCAGCGTGCCTGAAATCAAGATTCGCCTACTGGCTCTGGATCATGGAGCGCGCAAAGGGCCTCCGCGCCATCCTCGTCAACACCTTCCCCGCTGAAGCTGTCGCCGGCGACGACTCCGCCAAGCACCTTCATGCGTCACAGGCTCCGCAGATCCTCCAAGTcggaccactgccaacaaatGGCAGCTTCAGTTGCGGCACCAAAGACGATCTGCTGCGTGATGACTCGCCACCCGTCAAGAACCCTAGCATGTGGCAAGCGGACGAGACCTGCATGGAGTGGCTAGACCAGCAGCGTGCGGGGTCGGTGATCTATGTCTCGTTCGGAAGCTGGGTCCCGTCGATCGGGCGAGACGCGATCAACGAGCTCGCGCTGGGTCTGGAGGCCACCGGCCGGCCGTTCATGTGGGCGCTCAAAGACGAGCCGTCGTGGCGAGAAGGCCTCCCCAGCCAGTACGCGGAGGCGGTCGCCGGCCGTGGCAAGATCGTCGATTGGGCGCCGCAAGAAGACGTCCTCCGACACAGGGCTCTCGGGTGCTAcctgacgcactgcgggtggaactccacGCTGGAGGCCATACAGCATGGGGTGCGCCTGCTGTGTTACCCTGTGTCCGGCGATCAGTTCATCAACTGCGCTTACATCGTCAAGATGTGGCAGACGGGGATCAGGCTTTCGAGCACGAAGAGAAGTGTCGTGGAAGATTGTGTCGAGAAGATCATGGAAGGAGAAGAGGGAAGGCGTATGCAGGACAAGGTTGTGGTGTTGAGGCAAAGAGTCATGATGGGTGAGGCGAGATGCGCGGCGAAGAGAAACCTAGACTCTTTTGTGGATGGAATCATGAGAGGTGACTTTGTGTTAGGGCAATTATAA
- the LOC101771941 gene encoding putative protein phosphatase 2C 23 codes for MEFASCYLKHHDEDAHFGHAETCVVGVADGVGCYRDRGVDASSFAQGLMRSAHEEAVNAAPGTHVCPHTLLERAYQKTAASGTPAASTATIVSLVGRSLRWAHVGDSGFAVFRDGRLLLRLRKQQRRFNCPVSLKTEGGGAGVADAEVGEAPARAGDVVVVGTDGLFDNVFDDELERIVQMGVALGFSPLNMAEVVAAFAHEAARCTYRDTPYSVEKRKQKGAASTCGKPDDITVVVALIVS; via the coding sequence ATGGAGTTCGCGTCCTGCTACCTCAAGCACCACGACGAGGACGCGCACTTCGGGCACGCCGAGACCTGCGTCGTCGGCGTGGCGGACGGCGTCGGCTGCTACCGCGACCGGGGCGTGGACGCCTCGTCGTTCGCTCAGGGGCTCATGCGCAGCGCCCACGAGGAGGCCGTGAACGCGGCGCCGGGCACGCACGTCTGCCCCCACACGCTGCTGGAGCGCGCGTACCAGAAGACGGCCGCGTCGGGCACGCCCGCGGCGTCCACGGCGACCATAGTCTCGCTCGTCGGTAGGAGCCTCAGGTGGGCGCACGTCGGCGACAGCGGCTTCGCGGTGTTCCGCGACGGCAGGCTCCTGCTGCGCTTGCGGAAGCAGCAGCGCCGCTTCAATTGCCCCGTGAGCCTCAAgaccgagggcggcggcgccggggtcgcCGACGCGGAGGTGGGCGAGGCCCCCGCGAGGGCGGGCGACGTCGTGGTGGTGGGCACGGACGGGCTGTTCGACAACGTGTTCGACGACGAGCTGGAGCGGATCGTGCAGATGGGCGTCGCTCTGGGGTTCTCGCCGCTCAACATGGCGGAGGTCGTCGCGGCGTTCGCCCACGAGGCGGCGCGGTGCACGTACAGGGACACGCCGTACAGCGTCGAGAAGCGAAAACAGAAGGGCGCAGCCTCCACCTGCGGGAAGCCGGACGACATTACCGTCGTCGTCGCGCTCATTGTGTCATAA
- the LOC101763965 gene encoding arginine decarboxylase 2 isoform X2 yields the protein MHYYIIREQFFPIMTKNYGELYNVLGWGDPYFAVNAEGHLCARPHGRETMPGQEIDIHSVILKALETPTNGGKSKAQFPMILRFPDVLKNRLDSLHAAFKGAIDSLGYTSRYQGVFPIKVNQNKAVVQDLVAFGYDESYGLEAGSKPELLIAISCLTKAKPGAYLVCNGYKDADYIALALSARAMGLNTIIVLEMEEELDIVIDQYEKLKLKLGDKVDFEPVIGVRAKLLTKIPGHYGSTAGKHGKFGLLAERIYAVAKKLKEGGRLHWLKLLHFHVGSMIPTTDIVYNAASEAAGIYCELVNTWGAEMTTLDCGGGLGVDYDGTRSGSSDMSVAYGIEQYASSIVQAVRLKCAYQGVAHPVLCTESGRAMASHHSMIILEALSAIQEPQDEDTSEQLLSKIQDLSSKHPGRATAANGGGAFEGIYSHAAELKKHGIEMYKLGKKLSKRIVGDANPIYNYHMNLSVFSLVPDFWGIKQLFPMMPVSRLNEKPGLNGTLVDITCDSDGKIEKFISGGETLPLHPLGPEHGGYYVAALLSGAYQEALSCKHNLFSGPTLVRVKSNGKDGGFDIVSVDLGPTAEEVIATMRYNVEEDISNVIQELAKTKEVWETVEPLMTKGLTTMPYLNEYEPPKTIT from the exons ATGCACTATTACATTATTC GCGAGCAGTTTTTTCCCATCATGACCAAGAACTACGGTGAACTCTACAACGTCCTCGGCTGGGGTGACCCCTACTTCGCGGTGAACGCGGAGGGACACCTCTGCGCCAGGCCGCATGGCCGGGAGACGATGCCCGGGCAGGAGATCGACATCCACTCGGTCATCCTGAAAGCTTTGGAGACCCCCACCAATGGCGGCAAGAGCAAAGCCCAGTTCCCCATGATCCTCCGCTTCCCCGACGTGCTCAAGAATCGCCTCGACTCGCTCCACGCCGCGTTCAAGGGCGCCATCGACAGCTTGGGGTACACGTCCAGGTACCAGGGCGTGTTCCCGATCAAGGTGAACCAGAACAAGGCCGTGGTGCAGGACCTGGTCGCCTTCGGCTACGACGAGAGCTACGGGCTcgaggccggctccaagcccgAACTGCTCATCGCAATCAGCTGCCTCACCAAAGCCAAGCCCGGAGCTTACTTGGTCTGCAACGGCTACAAGGACGCGGACTACATCGCGCTCGCGCTCTCGGCGCGCGCCATGGGCCTGAACACCATCATCGtgctggagatggaggaggagctcgacATCGTCATCGACCAGTACGAGAAGCTCAAGCTCAAGCTCGGCGACAAAGTTGATTTCGAGCCGGTCATCGGCGTCCGCGCCAAGCTCCTCACCAAGATACCAGGCCACTACGGGTCGACGGCCGGCAAGCACGGCAAGTTCGGGCTGCTCGCCGAGAGGATCTACGCCGTGGCCAAGAAGCTCAAGGAGGGCGGCAGGCTGCACTGGCTCAAGCTGCTGCACTTCCACGTCGGCTCCATGATCCCGACGACGGACATCGTGTACAACGCGGCGAGCGAGGCCGCCGGCATCTACTGCGAGCTGGTGAACACGTGGGGCGCCGAGATGACCACGCTGgactgcggcggcgggctcggggTCGACTACGACGGGACCCGCTCCGGCAGCTCCGACATGTCGGTGGCGTACGGGATCGAGCAGTACGCGTCCAGCATCGTGCAGGCGGTGCGGCTCAAGTGCGCGTACCAGGGCGTCGCGCACCCGGTCCTGTGCACCGAGAGCGGCCGCGCCATGGCGTCGCACCACTCCATGATCATCCTTGAGGCGCTGTCGGCGATCCAAGAGCCGCAGGACGAGGACACCTCCGAGCAGCTGCTGAGCAAGATCCAGGACCTCTCCTCGAAGCACCCCGGCAGGGCCACGGCGGCTAACGGCGGCGGGGCGTTCGAAGGCATATACTCCCACGCCGCGGAGCTCAAGAAGCACGGCATCGAGATGTACAAGCTGGGCAAGAAGCTGAGCAAGAGAATCGTCGGCGACGCCAACCCCATCTACAACTACCACATGAACCTCTCCGTCTTCTCGCTGGTGCCCGACTTCTGGGGCATCAAGCAGCTCTTCCCGATGATGCCGGTGAGCCGGCTCAACGAGAAGCCGGGGCTCAACGGAACGCTCGTGGACATCACCTGCGACAGCGACGGGAAGATCGAGAAGTTCATCAGCGGCGGCGAGACGCTGCCGCTGCACCCGCTGGGCCCGGAGCACGGTGGGTACTACGTGGCCGCGCTGCTGTCCGGGGCGTACCAGGAGGCCCTGTCCTGCAAGCACAACCTGTTCAGTGGCCCGACACTCGTGCGTGTCAAGAGCAATGGCAAAGATGGTGGCTTCGACATCGTGTCCGTCGACCTGGGCCCGACGGCGGAGGAGGTCATCGCCACCATGAGGTACAACGTTGAGGAAGACATCAGCAACGTCATCCAGGAGCTCGCCAAAACCAAGGAGGTGTGGGAGACGGTGGAGCCGCTCATGACCAAGGGGCTTACCACCATGCCCTACCTCAATGAATACGAGCCCCCCAAGACCATTACTTGA
- the LOC101763965 gene encoding arginine decarboxylase 2 isoform X3, with protein sequence MTKNYGELYNVLGWGDPYFAVNAEGHLCARPHGRETMPGQEIDIHSVILKALETPTNGGKSKAQFPMILRFPDVLKNRLDSLHAAFKGAIDSLGYTSRYQGVFPIKVNQNKAVVQDLVAFGYDESYGLEAGSKPELLIAISCLTKAKPGAYLVCNGYKDADYIALALSARAMGLNTIIVLEMEEELDIVIDQYEKLKLKLGDKVDFEPVIGVRAKLLTKIPGHYGSTAGKHGKFGLLAERIYAVAKKLKEGGRLHWLKLLHFHVGSMIPTTDIVYNAASEAAGIYCELVNTWGAEMTTLDCGGGLGVDYDGTRSGSSDMSVAYGIEQYASSIVQAVRLKCAYQGVAHPVLCTESGRAMASHHSMIILEALSAIQEPQDEDTSEQLLSKIQDLSSKHPGRATAANGGGAFEGIYSHAAELKKHGIEMYKLGKKLSKRIVGDANPIYNYHMNLSVFSLVPDFWGIKQLFPMMPVSRLNEKPGLNGTLVDITCDSDGKIEKFISGGETLPLHPLGPEHGGYYVAALLSGAYQEALSCKHNLFSGPTLVRVKSNGKDGGFDIVSVDLGPTAEEVIATMRYNVEEDISNVIQELAKTKEVWETVEPLMTKGLTTMPYLNEYEPPKTIT encoded by the coding sequence ATGACCAAGAACTACGGTGAACTCTACAACGTCCTCGGCTGGGGTGACCCCTACTTCGCGGTGAACGCGGAGGGACACCTCTGCGCCAGGCCGCATGGCCGGGAGACGATGCCCGGGCAGGAGATCGACATCCACTCGGTCATCCTGAAAGCTTTGGAGACCCCCACCAATGGCGGCAAGAGCAAAGCCCAGTTCCCCATGATCCTCCGCTTCCCCGACGTGCTCAAGAATCGCCTCGACTCGCTCCACGCCGCGTTCAAGGGCGCCATCGACAGCTTGGGGTACACGTCCAGGTACCAGGGCGTGTTCCCGATCAAGGTGAACCAGAACAAGGCCGTGGTGCAGGACCTGGTCGCCTTCGGCTACGACGAGAGCTACGGGCTcgaggccggctccaagcccgAACTGCTCATCGCAATCAGCTGCCTCACCAAAGCCAAGCCCGGAGCTTACTTGGTCTGCAACGGCTACAAGGACGCGGACTACATCGCGCTCGCGCTCTCGGCGCGCGCCATGGGCCTGAACACCATCATCGtgctggagatggaggaggagctcgacATCGTCATCGACCAGTACGAGAAGCTCAAGCTCAAGCTCGGCGACAAAGTTGATTTCGAGCCGGTCATCGGCGTCCGCGCCAAGCTCCTCACCAAGATACCAGGCCACTACGGGTCGACGGCCGGCAAGCACGGCAAGTTCGGGCTGCTCGCCGAGAGGATCTACGCCGTGGCCAAGAAGCTCAAGGAGGGCGGCAGGCTGCACTGGCTCAAGCTGCTGCACTTCCACGTCGGCTCCATGATCCCGACGACGGACATCGTGTACAACGCGGCGAGCGAGGCCGCCGGCATCTACTGCGAGCTGGTGAACACGTGGGGCGCCGAGATGACCACGCTGgactgcggcggcgggctcggggTCGACTACGACGGGACCCGCTCCGGCAGCTCCGACATGTCGGTGGCGTACGGGATCGAGCAGTACGCGTCCAGCATCGTGCAGGCGGTGCGGCTCAAGTGCGCGTACCAGGGCGTCGCGCACCCGGTCCTGTGCACCGAGAGCGGCCGCGCCATGGCGTCGCACCACTCCATGATCATCCTTGAGGCGCTGTCGGCGATCCAAGAGCCGCAGGACGAGGACACCTCCGAGCAGCTGCTGAGCAAGATCCAGGACCTCTCCTCGAAGCACCCCGGCAGGGCCACGGCGGCTAACGGCGGCGGGGCGTTCGAAGGCATATACTCCCACGCCGCGGAGCTCAAGAAGCACGGCATCGAGATGTACAAGCTGGGCAAGAAGCTGAGCAAGAGAATCGTCGGCGACGCCAACCCCATCTACAACTACCACATGAACCTCTCCGTCTTCTCGCTGGTGCCCGACTTCTGGGGCATCAAGCAGCTCTTCCCGATGATGCCGGTGAGCCGGCTCAACGAGAAGCCGGGGCTCAACGGAACGCTCGTGGACATCACCTGCGACAGCGACGGGAAGATCGAGAAGTTCATCAGCGGCGGCGAGACGCTGCCGCTGCACCCGCTGGGCCCGGAGCACGGTGGGTACTACGTGGCCGCGCTGCTGTCCGGGGCGTACCAGGAGGCCCTGTCCTGCAAGCACAACCTGTTCAGTGGCCCGACACTCGTGCGTGTCAAGAGCAATGGCAAAGATGGTGGCTTCGACATCGTGTCCGTCGACCTGGGCCCGACGGCGGAGGAGGTCATCGCCACCATGAGGTACAACGTTGAGGAAGACATCAGCAACGTCATCCAGGAGCTCGCCAAAACCAAGGAGGTGTGGGAGACGGTGGAGCCGCTCATGACCAAGGGGCTTACCACCATGCCCTACCTCAATGAATACGAGCCCCCCAAGACCATTACTTGA
- the LOC101763965 gene encoding arginine decarboxylase 2 isoform X1, whose product MHHALLHYSIGEQFFPIMTKNYGELYNVLGWGDPYFAVNAEGHLCARPHGRETMPGQEIDIHSVILKALETPTNGGKSKAQFPMILRFPDVLKNRLDSLHAAFKGAIDSLGYTSRYQGVFPIKVNQNKAVVQDLVAFGYDESYGLEAGSKPELLIAISCLTKAKPGAYLVCNGYKDADYIALALSARAMGLNTIIVLEMEEELDIVIDQYEKLKLKLGDKVDFEPVIGVRAKLLTKIPGHYGSTAGKHGKFGLLAERIYAVAKKLKEGGRLHWLKLLHFHVGSMIPTTDIVYNAASEAAGIYCELVNTWGAEMTTLDCGGGLGVDYDGTRSGSSDMSVAYGIEQYASSIVQAVRLKCAYQGVAHPVLCTESGRAMASHHSMIILEALSAIQEPQDEDTSEQLLSKIQDLSSKHPGRATAANGGGAFEGIYSHAAELKKHGIEMYKLGKKLSKRIVGDANPIYNYHMNLSVFSLVPDFWGIKQLFPMMPVSRLNEKPGLNGTLVDITCDSDGKIEKFISGGETLPLHPLGPEHGGYYVAALLSGAYQEALSCKHNLFSGPTLVRVKSNGKDGGFDIVSVDLGPTAEEVIATMRYNVEEDISNVIQELAKTKEVWETVEPLMTKGLTTMPYLNEYEPPKTIT is encoded by the exons ATGCACCATGCACTATTACATTATTC GATAGGCGAGCAGTTTTTTCCCATCATGACCAAGAACTACGGTGAACTCTACAACGTCCTCGGCTGGGGTGACCCCTACTTCGCGGTGAACGCGGAGGGACACCTCTGCGCCAGGCCGCATGGCCGGGAGACGATGCCCGGGCAGGAGATCGACATCCACTCGGTCATCCTGAAAGCTTTGGAGACCCCCACCAATGGCGGCAAGAGCAAAGCCCAGTTCCCCATGATCCTCCGCTTCCCCGACGTGCTCAAGAATCGCCTCGACTCGCTCCACGCCGCGTTCAAGGGCGCCATCGACAGCTTGGGGTACACGTCCAGGTACCAGGGCGTGTTCCCGATCAAGGTGAACCAGAACAAGGCCGTGGTGCAGGACCTGGTCGCCTTCGGCTACGACGAGAGCTACGGGCTcgaggccggctccaagcccgAACTGCTCATCGCAATCAGCTGCCTCACCAAAGCCAAGCCCGGAGCTTACTTGGTCTGCAACGGCTACAAGGACGCGGACTACATCGCGCTCGCGCTCTCGGCGCGCGCCATGGGCCTGAACACCATCATCGtgctggagatggaggaggagctcgacATCGTCATCGACCAGTACGAGAAGCTCAAGCTCAAGCTCGGCGACAAAGTTGATTTCGAGCCGGTCATCGGCGTCCGCGCCAAGCTCCTCACCAAGATACCAGGCCACTACGGGTCGACGGCCGGCAAGCACGGCAAGTTCGGGCTGCTCGCCGAGAGGATCTACGCCGTGGCCAAGAAGCTCAAGGAGGGCGGCAGGCTGCACTGGCTCAAGCTGCTGCACTTCCACGTCGGCTCCATGATCCCGACGACGGACATCGTGTACAACGCGGCGAGCGAGGCCGCCGGCATCTACTGCGAGCTGGTGAACACGTGGGGCGCCGAGATGACCACGCTGgactgcggcggcgggctcggggTCGACTACGACGGGACCCGCTCCGGCAGCTCCGACATGTCGGTGGCGTACGGGATCGAGCAGTACGCGTCCAGCATCGTGCAGGCGGTGCGGCTCAAGTGCGCGTACCAGGGCGTCGCGCACCCGGTCCTGTGCACCGAGAGCGGCCGCGCCATGGCGTCGCACCACTCCATGATCATCCTTGAGGCGCTGTCGGCGATCCAAGAGCCGCAGGACGAGGACACCTCCGAGCAGCTGCTGAGCAAGATCCAGGACCTCTCCTCGAAGCACCCCGGCAGGGCCACGGCGGCTAACGGCGGCGGGGCGTTCGAAGGCATATACTCCCACGCCGCGGAGCTCAAGAAGCACGGCATCGAGATGTACAAGCTGGGCAAGAAGCTGAGCAAGAGAATCGTCGGCGACGCCAACCCCATCTACAACTACCACATGAACCTCTCCGTCTTCTCGCTGGTGCCCGACTTCTGGGGCATCAAGCAGCTCTTCCCGATGATGCCGGTGAGCCGGCTCAACGAGAAGCCGGGGCTCAACGGAACGCTCGTGGACATCACCTGCGACAGCGACGGGAAGATCGAGAAGTTCATCAGCGGCGGCGAGACGCTGCCGCTGCACCCGCTGGGCCCGGAGCACGGTGGGTACTACGTGGCCGCGCTGCTGTCCGGGGCGTACCAGGAGGCCCTGTCCTGCAAGCACAACCTGTTCAGTGGCCCGACACTCGTGCGTGTCAAGAGCAATGGCAAAGATGGTGGCTTCGACATCGTGTCCGTCGACCTGGGCCCGACGGCGGAGGAGGTCATCGCCACCATGAGGTACAACGTTGAGGAAGACATCAGCAACGTCATCCAGGAGCTCGCCAAAACCAAGGAGGTGTGGGAGACGGTGGAGCCGCTCATGACCAAGGGGCTTACCACCATGCCCTACCTCAATGAATACGAGCCCCCCAAGACCATTACTTGA